The DNA sequence TCAACCTTGTTCATGAAGACGATAAGGCTCTTAACACCAACTTGGCGTGAAAGCAAGATGTGTTCACGAGTTTGTGGCATTGGTCCGTCTGTAGAAGCTACTACAAGGATAGCTCCGTCCATTTGGGCAGCACCAGTGATCATGTTTTTAACGTAGTCCGCGTGTCCTGGAGCGTCGATGTGAGCATAGTGACGTTTTGCAGTTTCATACTCAACGTGTGCAGTGTTGATTGTGATACCGCGTTCGCGTTCTTCTGGAGCAGCATCAATAGATGAATAATCTTTTGGTTGGTTAACTGCTGAAGGCAAGCGACGTGCCAATACAGTAGTGATAGCTGCTGTCAAAGTAGTTTTACCATGGTCAACGTGTCCAATAGTACCAATGTTAACGTGTGGTTTACTACGATCGTATTTTTCTTTTGCCATTTAGGAAAAGCCTCCAATAAAATATATTTTATAGATAGACGGTAGGCAATACAGTCTAACTTTACCCTACTATTCTAACAAATTGTTTTAGAATTGCAAGCTTTTTACATGGATTTAGGCAATTCTTTTAGGGGGAAGGTCTCACTGTTGGTGCTGATTTTCCCATACTTTCTCAATCAAAGCAAAAGAGCCGAAAGAAGACTTTCGACTCAACTGATAACTTTAAATTCTTGGGTTTCAGCCCGCCGAATCTCTTCGGTTGCTTCCTTGTAGATTTCCTCACGTTTTTCATTGGCATCAATATTGAGGACAATACCGATGGCAACCGATAGGAGCAAGAGGCTGTTCCCACCTTGAGAAAGGAAGGGGAAGGTAACCCCTGTTGAAGGGATCAGGCCTGAGATTCCGCCGATATTAACAAAGACCTGCATCAGGAGCATACCGCCGATACCTAAGGCCATCATGGAATTAAAGGGATTCTTAGCCTTGATGCCAACCAGCATAATACGCAGGATAAGAAAGAAAACCAGTGCTAAGATAAGACCGGCACCAATCAGTCCCAGCTCCTCGATTACCACAGAAAAAACAAAGTCTGTCGTGGCTTCGGGCAGGTAGCCATTCTTCTCAATAGAGTTTCCCAGTCCCCGGCCAAACCAACCGCCATTAGACATGGCATAATAGGAATGAGCCAGCTGTAAGCCAGAATCGGCCAGATCTTTAAAAGGATTAAAGAAGGCAGCAAAACGCTTAGCCACATAACCAAAGACCGGAACTTTAGACATGGTCTTAACACCAACGACACCGATAATGCTGAGAAAGATAGTCGATACCGCTACGATTACCCCCATCAGAGCAGTGTACCAGCGGTAACCAACCCCACTGAGGGCGAACATAATAACACCGGATAAAACGATGATAGAGGCGTTCCCCAAGTCGGGCTGGATAACAACCAAACCAACCATAATGGCAGAATAGACCCGCCAGTCCTTGAGGTCATCTAGGCTGCGAGGATACCAGCGCCGTCTCGTAAGAGCTTGATAATCGTAAGTCTCGATATCCGTCTGTCGTCTGGAAAAGGTAAAAGCTAAGAGCCAAACCATGATGAGTTTGAGGTATTCGGCAGGCTGGAAGGTGATAGGGCCTAAAGAAATCCAGCCGTTAGCTCCATTGATCTCTTCCGAAAAAAACTTAGCGACAACTAAGAGGACCACTTCAACTAAGAGAGCGGCTGTTAGGACATGCTTATTTTTTAAAAAGTTCAGTTTTAATCTATATATAAAAGTGATGGCAAAAAGACTGACCAGCCAAAAAGCTCCTTGGTTAAGAACCGAACTAAAAGGATTCAGACCGAACTTAATCAGAGAGACACTGGTCGTGGAATAAACCACAATCAAGCCAAGCACAGAGAGCACCAAATAAGGAATTAATATGGAATAATTCAACAAGTGCTTTTTATCTATCTTCATGAATGCTCCAATACTTAGAACTTGTATTCACATTTTTTTGACAGTTAGCCTTATGTGGTAGGGACGCAAGCGACCTCCTAACGGAGTTACATTGCTCATTTTCAAGCCTAGGGTCTTGAAAATCCCCTCGACGATTGACCCTATTTAAGTCAATCGTCTTTTTACCACGGCGGCAACTGTCTGTTTTGAGAGTGGGACAGAAGTCGATTTTTTATATAAATTGACTTCGTTGTCCCACCTCCGCACAGTTGATTAGGATGGCCGCTAACACTTGCGGAGTCGTTAAACAGTCCAGTGGACTGTTTAGGGGGTGCCTGAAAATGGGACTGCACCCCAAGATAAGGACCTCTAATCAACAGTGGTTCATTGGTGCTAAAGCACCTAATGAACCGTGCAGGGGAAAGACTTCTTGGCAGTGCCAACAAGTCTTTCTCCCAACCACTGCGTCAAACTGTTATTACTGTAAAAATAGAAGGCTGGAATACTTTTTTCCCAGACTTTTTCCAGCTGACGCTAAGAATTTAAACTTGTGAATACAGTTTCTTAACAAATCATACGTTTAAAAGTATACCATGTTTGAGAGCAAAATTAAAGACGGAGACTTGTGAATCGGTACCCCGACGGTATTGAAAATTGCCTGCTAGGCCTGTTCAGCAGGTACAAAAAGAGCCTGAACTCAGTCAAGCTCTCTTGATTTTATTCACAAAGTTAGATTAGGGTGACCCAAGCTGTTTACCTTCATCAGCCTGAGTTACGCAGACCTGTGGCAATACCGTTGATGGTGATGTGGATTAATTTGACAGTATCTTCATCTAGGCCTTCATGGCGCAAACGTTTAATCAACTCGATTTGAATGTAATTGAGGACATTAAAGTAAGGCAGACGATAATCCAAGCTGGATTTGAGGGCTGGGTTTTCCGCTAGGAAGTCCTCTTCTCCTTCAATGGCCAGAATGACATTTTTCGTCAATTGCCATTCGTCTAAGATAATATTGAAGACCTCTCGTACTTCCTCTTGCTCTGCTAATTTAGCATATTGGAAGGCGATATTCATATTGGACTTGGACAGCACCATGTCAACATTGGATAGGAGAGAGTTAAAGAAGGGCCAAGTCTTATACATGTGCTGCAACTTAGCGAGGTTACCTTCGTCCGCATCAATGAAGTGCTTGAAGGCTGAACCGACTCCGTACCAACCTGGGAACATCATTCGGTTTTGCGACCACGAGAAGACCCATGGAATCGCACGGAGACCAGAAATTTCTGTGATGGTCTTGCGGGCAGCTGGACGAGAGCCTAGATTGAGGCTGGAAACTTCTTTAATCGGACTCGCTTCAAAGAAATAATCATAGAAATGAGGGTTTCCAAAAACTAAATCGCGATAGATGACATTAGAATCAGCTACAATAGCGTCCATATCAGCTCGGAAGCCTTCAATCTCATTAGGATCAGCCAGCATCCGAGTAACCATCCGATTGACAGCGGCCGATACCAGCATTTCCAGATTGTAATAGGCAGCGTCCTTGTTCCCATACTTAAAACCAATTACTTCACCTTGCTCGGTCAAACGAATTCGGTCCTTGATTGAGCCAAAAGGTTGGGATGTGATAGCCTCGTAAGATGGGCCGCCACCGCGTCCAACCGTTCCTCCACGGCCATGGAAGAAGGTAATCTTGACACCTTGATCGTCACCCAATTTAGTCAGAGCATTCTGTGCCTTATAGAGGGCCCAGCCAGAAGCTAGATAACCGCCGTCCTTATTGGAGTCGGAGTAGCCCAGCATGATTTCTTGATAATTGTTTTTGGAAGCCACCCATTTCTTGACAATATCGTAGCTCAGATAGTCTTCCATGATGCCTGTAGAATTGTCTAAATCCTCGATGGTTTCAAAGAGAGGAACAATTTGTACTCGGGCAGAATCTTTATCAATCAGGCCGACTTCCTTGAGCATAATGGCCAATTCAAACATGTCAGAGACAGACTCGGTGTGTGAGATAATATGCTGTTTGATAACATCCTCACCTAGGAGGTCTTTCATCTCACGCGCTGTTTGGTAGATAGCCAGTTCCTTTTGCAGGAGCTCAGACTTAGGCGCGTGGGTTGAAGACAGGGTCCGAGGATCTTCCAATAATTCTTTGAGCAGAACCTGACACTTTTCTTCTTCGGAGAGGCTGCTGTAGTCGGCAACAATATTAGCTGACTTGAGCAGCTCTGCCACACAAGCCTCCTGAATACTGGAATCCTGCCGCATATCAATACTGGCTAGATAGAAGCCAAAGACTTCCACAGCCTGCAAAAGTTCCTCAAAATCACCAGACAAGAGGGTTTGCTCACCATTAGCAATAAGGGACTCCTTAATAGCCCATAAGTCCTCTTTAAGCTCTTGAGCCGTCTGATAGGACGCCATCTGTTCATCTTCCAGCTCAGATGCGGCCTGAGAAACTTTATTTTGAACATAGCTAGCAATGATACTGCTATTTGGACTGGTGAATTCAGACTGCTTACGTTCCTGATTGTAACCAGCACGGGCCTGTAAATTCAAGAGAGTTTGAATCACCTTGGATTGGATATAATTGAAAGCCTTTCGATAGGGTTCATGTTCTCGATAGATGGAGGTATCATTGGACAGGGCAGCCAAACGTTCAACTGCTTCAGAGGTCCTAATCAGATGGGTGGACAAGGAGAACGAACGGTAAAGATCGTTAAGTTTTTCAATATAGTAGTTGAGAATAACCTCGCTCTGAACCGTAGCTGAAATCCGAAGCGTTTCGGCAGTCACATAAGGGTTACCATCGCGGTCGCCCCCGATCCACATCCCCATGGTAATAGGTTTAGGATTGTCTAATTTAATGCCTCGCTCAGCCGCCAAACGTTGATACTCAATCGAAAGATTGGTGATGGCCTTAATCAGGGAGCTGTTGTAATACTCCATGACATTAGTAATTTCATTGGTGACCTTGAGCTTTTGTTCCCGGATAATGTCGGTCTGCATCATGATTTCAATATAGCGGCGCAGATCAGCATGCCATTTGTCCTTATTAATCAAGCCTCTTTTGACATCGCGATGCTTACGCAGGAGGTCATGAATCTTGGTGTTGAGTTCCAACATGGTCTTGCGCTGTACCTGTGTTGGGTGAGCCGTCAAAACTGGGACTACATTGACATGCTGCAAAATATCTTGAGCATTGTCCTTCTCAGCTACCAAGTCAATAGTGGTCGAAATTTTACCCAGATAATCTTGGCCCGTATTATTTTGGTGGTTAACCTCATAGGCCAGATCTACATCTTCTGAAATATTAATCAGCAAGGGTAAAATTGAGAAATATCGGGCAATCACGACCATATTATCATTAGAAATGGTGTGAATAGCCTGTTCTAATTCGCCGTATTTTTCCTTGCTGGATAAATCAATTAAAGTTTGAATCTTGGCGAAGGCGTCATCGCCGATCATCTGGCGCGTCGTATCGTCGAGAATCCCCCTTAAAATCTGGACCTCTTCAGTGACGATGGTCTGGTCACTGCTTGCCTCTAATTTTTTAATGGTCATCTTCTTCCTCCATTATCTAAATATCCCAGATACTGTGCCTTTTATCGGGACAGAAGCATCAGTTTGTTTAGCTTCTCACAATTCTTTCCTATCATATCACTTTTAAGCTTAAAACTAAAGATTTTTTCAAAAGAAAAGCCTTGACGTTCGGGTTTCTTCACCCACGTTCGTCTATTTAAGAGACAAACTTCTTTTTTTCTGTTACACTAAAGAAAAACTTAATGAGGGGGAGAACCATGACAATTTATGATTTTACCGTTTCCGGACAGGACGGGCAGCCCATTTCTTTGAGCAACTATAAGGATAAGGTTCTCTTAGTTGTTAATACGGCAACTGGCTGTGGCTTTACACCCCAATATGACGGGCTCCAAGCTCTCTATGATCGCTATCAAGATCAAGGGTTTGAAATTTTAGATTTTCCTTGCAACCAATTTGCCGGCCAAGCACCTGGCAGTGCCGAAGACATCAATCAGTTTTGCAGTCTCAACTACCAAACGACCTTCCCGCGCTTTGCTAAGATCAAGGTCAACGGCAAGGAAGCTGATCCTCTCTATCGTTGGCTCAAGGAGCAAAAACATGACTTGGTCGGAGAGCCTATCGAATGGAATTTCACGAAATTCTTAATTGGCCGCAAAGGTCAGGTTGTCAAGCGCTATGCCCCAAAGGCAGAGCCGGAAACTATTGCCAGCGATATTGAGATTTTGCTATAAAATAAGAAGGCTGAAAAAAAGTATTCCAGCCTTCTATTTTTTGCCATAATAACAGTTTGACGCAGTGGTTGGGAGTCCTTATCTTGGGGTGCAGTCCCATTTTCAGACCCCCTTAAACAGTCACTTGACTGTTTAACTACTCCGCAATTGTTAGTGACACCATCCCACTCTCTTATTTTATCAGCCATGATACCTCTTGTAGCCACTGAAGCAAACTTTTACATAACCCAATGAAATTAAAAGGTAAGTAATGCAGGCTTTGGGGCTCCGAGTAAGTTTAATAAATGCGTTAAGACAGCAAGGCTTTTATTTGGAAAGAGCTGGGCACTTATGTTTCTTAATCCAGAAAATCAAAAAAAAAAAAAACGAACAGGATAGATTTCTGATGATAGAAATGGTAACCTTGTTCGTTTTTATTTTTGTCAGCTTACGGATCAGAGTGCAGAACTGTCTGTGACAGACTCCTTTACGTTTCCATCAATTTCTGGGCATCTTTGAGTTTAACAGAGACAATTTTTGAGACACCCGACTCTTGCATGGTAACCCCGTAAATACTGTCAGCTGCTGCCATTGTTCCCTTACGGTGGGTAACCACAATAAACTGGCTGGCCTTATCAAAACGGTTGAGGTAATCACCAAAACGTTTGACATTGGCCTCATCCAGAGCTGCTTCTACTTCATCCAGAATGACAAAAGGAATGGTTTTAACTCGGATAATGGAAAAGAGTAGGGCCAAAGCCGAAAGGGCCTTTTCCCCACCTGACATCAGGTTAAGAGACTGAATCTTCTTACCGGGCGGTTGGACTGAAATTTCCACCCCAGCCGTTAGAAGATCCCCCTCGGTCAAAATCAGGTCGGCTGAACCTCCGCCAAACATTTGAACAAACGTCTCTTTGAAGCTTTCACGAATGGCCTCAAAGGTCGTTTTAAAGCGTGATTTGACCTCATCATCCATATCGTTAATAGTTTCAAGCAAGAGGTTCTTGGCTTCCACCAAATCAGAGCGCTGGCTGTTGAGAAATTCCAGACGGTCATTGACCTCATCATACTGCTCAATAGCATCCAGATTGATTGGTCCCAAGCTCTTAATCTGCCGGTTGAGCTGGGTCAAGTTCTGACGAGCAGATGGTAAATCTTCTACTGCTTGAGCCTGCTCCTTAGCTTGATCAAAGCTCATCTGATAGTCTTCGGCCAACTGGCGGGCAAATCCTCGCAGTTTTTCTGATAGGTTTTCAATTTCGGCCTCCAGATGGGCCTGCCGACGAATTAATTCTTCATTGCGCTTACCAGCCGCCTGAACCTGCTCTTCAATGTCTTCCAGCTGGCCATCACAGTCCTCTATTTCAAAGCGAAGGCGAATCAAACTGGTTTCCAAGTCAGATTTCTTAGCTTCTGCTTCTTCCAGCTGCTTAGCTAACTTAGGCAATTCCTCTTGTGAAAGATCGCCAGTCTGGCTGGAGAGCAGCTGAGTCAGATTAGAAATTTCCCTTTCCAAGTCAGCCAGATCCAAGTTGAGACGGTTGCACTCATTTTTAGTAAAGCGTTCTTCACCAGCTAGTTCACGCTCGCTCAAACGGGCTTGGGATAGGTCTTCATTAAGCTTAGCCACCTGAGCCGCTATGGTATCCTTATCACCCTTGATTTGGTCCAGTTGTTCTTGAACACGAGCCTTTTGGTTTTGGATATCAAGGAGTCCAGACTCAACCTTAGCCTTCTCTTCCAACAAGGATGAGGCACTGTCCTCTACATCATTTGCTGAAAAACCAGCCAGCAGTTGATTCAAATCAGCCAGATGACTGGCTTGACTTTGATAAGCCAGCTCTGCCTTCTGCTCAGCCAAGCGGGCTGTTTCACCTGCTTCCTTAAGACTGGTCAGTTCTTCTTCCTCCTGAGTCTTGGTTCTTTTGAGAGTGGCTACAGCAATTTCTTGCTGGGCCAGCTTTTCCTTCAGCTCTGAAATCTCAGCTGTTAAACTATCTAATTCTGGCTTGATAAAAGTCGTGTTGCGGCTGCGATTCGCTCCACCTGAGAAGGAACCGCCTGGACGCAATTCTGTGCCGTCCAAGGTCACCATGCGAACCTGATAACGAACTTCGCGGGCGGCTTGATTGGCATGGTCAATACTATCAAAAATGGCTGTCACACCCAGGAGGTTTTGAAAAATATTAGCCAGCTTGGGTTCGTAGGTTACCAAATCGCTGGCTAGACCTAGGAAACCTGAAGCCGCTTCAATCTTCGTCAGATTGTGGGCAGCTATCTGACGCGGCCTAATCGTCGTTAAAGGAAGGAAGGTCGCCCTACCTGAACGATTCTGCCGCAGAAAGGCAATGCCTCGCTTGGCTGCCGCTTCATCTTCTACGATAATATTTTGACTGCTGCCTCCTAAGGCAATCTCCAGAGCCGTCTGATAATCCTGTTCAAAGGTCAGATGCTCAGAGACTGCCCCAATAATCCCACCCAAGCGGTCAGCTTCTTGAAGGACAGCCTTGACCCCTGCGAAGAAATTAGAGTGATTCTTCTGAATAGCTTCCAGGCTACGCTGGCGGGCCTCTTTTTCCTTAATCTGATCCAGAAGGGCGAACATTTGGCTCTGCTCCTGACGATAGCTATTGTCAGTTTGGCTCAAGGCCTTAGCCTGGACTTGGTAGGCTTCTAAAAGCTCTTTGACCCTGTCCTTAGCCGCTTGGAATTCTGCTAAGGCTGTCTGGGCCATCTCCTTGGCTTGAGCTAAGTCTTTCTCAGTCTGTTGGCGTTCTGCAGACTGCTCAGCTTGGGCGGCTTTTTCTTGCTCAATATCGGCTTGAAGAGCCGTCAAACGATTGGAAAGGTCAGCTTCTTTTTGCATGAGGCCAACAAATTCTTCTCGCAAGTTCTCAATAATTTGGTCTGGATTGGTCGAAAAGCGGGTCTGCTCCTTTTCCAACTTAGCAATTTCTTGTCTCAAATCCACTAATTTTTCAGCGAGTTGAGCCTGCTGGGCCTGTTTATCCGACAGTGCCTGTTCCAGATCCTGCTTTTGGCTTTCCAAATCTGCTAAACGTCCTTGAGCATCAGCTTTCTTTTCAGCCTTTTGACTGGATTCCAGCGAAAGAACCTCGATTTTCCGTTGGTAGTCTGCAATCAAGCGAGTAACTTCTAGTAAGTCTGACTGCTGAGCATCCATGGTTTGCGATAGACTCTGGCGGCGTTCCTTAAGCCTTTGGTTCTCCATTTCCAAGCGATTGCGCTGACTATAGTAATCCTTCAAATCGTTCTTAGCCGCTTCAATCTGCTGATTGCGCTCATCCAAGTCAGAGCGGTAAGCCTTGATATCTTCAATCAGGATGTTGAGATTGAGGGACTTGCGCTCCTTGTCCAGAACCAAGAATTGCTTGGCTGTTGCCGCTTGTTTTTCCAGAGGCTTAATTTGGCTTTCCAATTCGTAGATAATGTCTCCCAAACGGTCGAGATTGTCCTGAGTCTTATCCAGTTTACTCTGGGTCTCTTTCTTACGCGTCTTGTACTTGAGGACACCGGCAGCCTCTTCAAAAATCGCCCGTCTGTCCTCAGGCCTGCTATTAAAGATGGCTTCAACACGCCCTTGGGAAATGATAGAGAAAGAATCCCGCCCCAAGCCAGTATCCATAAAGAGGTCGTGGATATCCCGCAGACGGACCTTCTTACCATCAATCAGATAGTCGCTGTCTCCATTGCGGTAGATATGCCGTTCAACACGAATCTCATCGCCGCTGTCCTTGATAAAATGATCAGCATTGTCCAGAACCACAGTCACCTGAGCAAAATTTAAGGGACTGCGATCCTGAGTTCCAGCAAAGATAACATCGGGCATCTTGCCGCCGCGCAAACTCTTCGCTGAGGACTCCCCCAAAGCCCAGCGTAAACTCTCAGTAATATTCGATTTTCCTGAACCGTTGGGACCAACAACTGCTGTTACGCCAGAGTCAAATTCGATCCGCGTCTTATCCGCAAATGACTTGAATCCCTGCATTTCAATTTCTTTTAGAAACATATTAACCTCGTCTTAGCTGGTCAAGAGCGGTCTTAGCAGCTGCTTGCTCGGCCAACTTTTTGGACTTTCCTTGCCCTTGACTGAGGTCCTGACCATCAGCAGATACAACCACTTCAAATTTCTTATTGTGGGCCGGTCCCGTTTCATTGATGACCCTGTAACTAATTTGGACAGGGCCATTAACCTGCAACTTCTCTTGGAGTGCTGTCTTATAGTCCTTAACTCGCTCATAGTCGCCAGCTTCCACCTTAGGAATCATAACTTGGTTGAGAAATTTTTCAACAGCGCTAATCCCTTGGTCTAAATCCAAGGCTCCCAAAAAGGCTTCAAAAAGATCACCTAGAATGGTTTCACGGTCACGACCGCCAGATTTTTCCTCACCCTTGCCTAATTTGATAAAGGACTCAAAACCGCAGTCCTTAGAAAAGCCAGCTAAACTTTCCTCACGCACAATCATCGAACGCATCTTGGACAGGTCGCCTTCTGGCTTCTTAGGAAATTTCGCAAATAGGTAGCGCGAAATCAAAAGTTGCAGAACGGCGTCTCCTAAAAACTCCAGACGTTCATTATGTGAAATGTTTAGGAGGCGATGCTCATTGGCATAAGAGGTGTGGGTAAAGGCAGTTTCCAAGAGGGAACTATCTTTAAAAACAATCCCAAAGTCTGCCTGTAATTTTTTTTCTAACGCTTGCATTATTCAATCATCAGCCTTTCGTAACATATTAAGTTCTTTTCCGCAGGACTGGGCATAAACGAATCTGGAGATTGGCCATGTCCACCTAAACTTTGAAACTGAGAAAGGAAATCATTTTGAATGAGTGTCCCCATCTCCATCTCTCATCGGAAAATTATTCATTGCATTTTGCCTGTTGACACAGACCTTTTTATTATATCAAAAAGGGAGTGGGAAAGGACCAAAAAATTGAAAATTTTGGCTCTCACCACATCCTGATTTTAAGGTAGTGATCTGAAACGATCGCTCCCCAGACCATTTTGACACTTGCTTTGCAAGCTTCATTTCCCGACTAACAAGGTCTCCCAGACCTTGTCAACCCACTTCCGGACAGCTCAAAGGGGCTGGGGACCTTTGAAGGTTGAAAATAAGATGAACGATGATCATCGCATTCGTTTAGATTTTTCTGCTTTAGCTCTGTGGCAAGAGGAAAACCAGCCAGCAGTGGAATCTGGGACAAAGTCCAGACCCATTAACATTGTTCTAGATTTACCAGATTGACGCAGTGGTCGGAAGTAAGATTTGTTAGCTATGCCAAGAAGCCTTACCTCCTGCACAGTTATTAGGTGCTTTAGCACCAGTAAACCACTGCTGATTGGCGGGTTCTTATCTTGAGGTTCAGTCTCATTTTCAGCCCCCCTTAAACAGGTCACTGGACTGTTAACCACTATGCAAGTGATAACAGCCAACCACTGCTTATGCCAAAACAAGAAGACTGGACAAGTTTTTGCCCAGCCTCCTAGATATTTTTCTTCTACTGTCAGACTCTTTTAAGCCTGTACACGCTTGGTTCGTTTCATATAGTCCCGATAAGTCTCGGTATGCATGAGTTCCTTAGCATTTTGTACCCTCTCCTTGGTCGGTGGCTTAACCCCTTCCAAAGTATAAGGAATGCCCAACTCATGCCATTTGAATTCACCTAGGGTATGATAAGGTAGAATTTCAAATTTATCCACATTATTCAAGGTCTCAACGAATTTTCCTAAGTCAATCAAATCCTGATCGAAATCGGTCAGACCCGGTACCAAGACATGGCGAATCCAAACAGGTACCTGTTTATCAGACAAGTATTGGGCAAAGAGCAGGATATTCCTATTGGGCTGGCGGGTTACAACAATGTGCTGCTTAGGGTCAATCTCTTTAATATCGAGAAGCACTAAATCTGTCACGGCCAAAAGCTTATCTACGATTTTATGATACTCAGGCGTTGGCCGATAGGCAAAACCACAGGTATCAAGGGTACAGTGGATACCTAATTTTTGGGCTTCGGTGAAAAGGGCCGTCACAAAATCAATCTGCAGCATGGCTTCACCGCCAGACACTGTAATACCGCCGTTGTTGCCCCAATAGCCTTTATAACGGAGAGCCTCATTAAGGACATCATCTACCGTCCGTACGGTAGAACGATTGGTCTCCATCTCCCAAGTGTCAGGGTTGTGGCAGTATTGGCAACGCATCTTACAGCCCTGCATAAAAACAACAAAACGCACACCGGGGCCATCAACAGTCCCGAAACTCTCAGTCGAGTGAATCATGCCGGTCACTTGCCGGTAATCTATTTCATCTGCCATAATAAGCTCTTTTCTATCAGAAAGGACTAGAGGAAGTCCCTTAGTGAAAACATTTGTAACCGTTTTTACGGTAATTTCATTATAGCGTTTTTCCCTTTAAAAATCTAGCATTGTGTCCATAAAAGCACCCTAACCCAATAGGACTAAGGTGCTTGAGAAAAAGCTTAGAGCAGATTCAATTTTTTCAATTCCTGATCAACCATATCGAAGACAGTCTGCAAATCTTCTGGATTCTTGACAAAGTCCAGCTTGTCACCATCGATGCGGATCTTGGGAGAAATACTGTAATTTTCATACCAATCTGGATATTCTCCGTGAACCTGCTGATAGTATTCATAGAGTTCAGGATTGTCAGAAATCTGTTCGAAGCTGCGTCCCCGCTTGCTAATCCGTTCCAACATCTTATCAAAGGAAACATCAATGTAGACCAGCAAATCAGGACTCTTCTTGGGCATGCCTTCTAATTCTTCCAGCATATTAGCCAAGAGCTCCTTGTAAATATCCAGCTCTGTCTTAGTGACATTACCATTCTTGTAATTGAGGGTCAAGAAAAGTTCATCCTCAAAAATCGAGCGATCCAGGATATTATTATCAGCCTTGTAGGCTTCCTTGATGGACTGGAAGCGTTTATTCAAAAAGAATATTTGCAATAAAAAAGCATACTTCTTAGGGTCCTGATAATAGAGATCCAAAACAGGATTATTATCAACTGCTTCATAGAACACTTGCGTCCCCAAGTGTTCCCCCAAAGATGCCGCCAACGAACTCTTACCAGCACCAATTGTGCCTGCTAAAACTATCAACATTATGCTCCTAAAAATAAAATACAAAGGGCTTTTAGCCCGTGTTCAATTACATACGATACAAAGGGCGTTACAAAAGCCGTATGAAAATAGGGAAGGGATGTAAAATCCTGATTTTCAAGACCTTCATCTTTTTCACTAGGCTTTTAGTCCGTGTTCAATTACAAAAATACTAAGCCGTTAAACACTGTCAGTAACCATCCGTCTTCACGCCCTACCAGCTAATACTCAAAAATAGACAAGGCGGCAAAGTCCAGACAGCTCCTTTTAGCTATTTTATTCTATCTGATTTGCGGAGGTAATTCAAGCACCAAAACCATGAAAATGATTTTCATTATTTGGGAGTGGGGTCAACCAAAAAATTAAAAATTTTTATTCTTACCATGTCTTGATTTTAAGGTGTGACCTGAAACAGTCTCTCCCCAGACCGTTTTTGACACTTGCTTTGCCAGCTTCATTTCCCGATTAAAAAGGTCTCCCAGACCTTTTTAACCCACTCCCGCACAGCTCAAGAGGTCTGGGAGACTCTTTGAGAAAAAAACAGCCAGCAGCGGGGCACTGGTGCTAAAGCACCTAATAATTGTATAGGGGTAAAACTTCTTGGTCTAGCTAACAAGCCTTGCTC is a window from the Streptococcus criceti HS-6 genome containing:
- the ftsW gene encoding cell division peptidoglycan polymerase FtsW, which translates into the protein MKIDKKHLLNYSILIPYLVLSVLGLIVVYSTTSVSLIKFGLNPFSSVLNQGAFWLVSLFAITFIYRLKLNFLKNKHVLTAALLVEVVLLVVAKFFSEEINGANGWISLGPITFQPAEYLKLIMVWLLAFTFSRRQTDIETYDYQALTRRRWYPRSLDDLKDWRVYSAIMVGLVVIQPDLGNASIIVLSGVIMFALSGVGYRWYTALMGVIVAVSTIFLSIIGVVGVKTMSKVPVFGYVAKRFAAFFNPFKDLADSGLQLAHSYYAMSNGGWFGRGLGNSIEKNGYLPEATTDFVFSVVIEELGLIGAGLILALVFFLILRIMLVGIKAKNPFNSMMALGIGGMLLMQVFVNIGGISGLIPSTGVTFPFLSQGGNSLLLLSVAIGIVLNIDANEKREEIYKEATEEIRRAETQEFKVIS
- the ppc gene encoding phosphoenolpyruvate carboxylase: MTIKKLEASSDQTIVTEEVQILRGILDDTTRQMIGDDAFAKIQTLIDLSSKEKYGELEQAIHTISNDNMVVIARYFSILPLLINISEDVDLAYEVNHQNNTGQDYLGKISTTIDLVAEKDNAQDILQHVNVVPVLTAHPTQVQRKTMLELNTKIHDLLRKHRDVKRGLINKDKWHADLRRYIEIMMQTDIIREQKLKVTNEITNVMEYYNSSLIKAITNLSIEYQRLAAERGIKLDNPKPITMGMWIGGDRDGNPYVTAETLRISATVQSEVILNYYIEKLNDLYRSFSLSTHLIRTSEAVERLAALSNDTSIYREHEPYRKAFNYIQSKVIQTLLNLQARAGYNQERKQSEFTSPNSSIIASYVQNKVSQAASELEDEQMASYQTAQELKEDLWAIKESLIANGEQTLLSGDFEELLQAVEVFGFYLASIDMRQDSSIQEACVAELLKSANIVADYSSLSEEEKCQVLLKELLEDPRTLSSTHAPKSELLQKELAIYQTAREMKDLLGEDVIKQHIISHTESVSDMFELAIMLKEVGLIDKDSARVQIVPLFETIEDLDNSTGIMEDYLSYDIVKKWVASKNNYQEIMLGYSDSNKDGGYLASGWALYKAQNALTKLGDDQGVKITFFHGRGGTVGRGGGPSYEAITSQPFGSIKDRIRLTEQGEVIGFKYGNKDAAYYNLEMLVSAAVNRMVTRMLADPNEIEGFRADMDAIVADSNVIYRDLVFGNPHFYDYFFEASPIKEVSSLNLGSRPAARKTITEISGLRAIPWVFSWSQNRMMFPGWYGVGSAFKHFIDADEGNLAKLQHMYKTWPFFNSLLSNVDMVLSKSNMNIAFQYAKLAEQEEVREVFNIILDEWQLTKNVILAIEGEEDFLAENPALKSSLDYRLPYFNVLNYIQIELIKRLRHEGLDEDTVKLIHITINGIATGLRNSG
- a CDS encoding glutathione peroxidase; its protein translation is MTIYDFTVSGQDGQPISLSNYKDKVLLVVNTATGCGFTPQYDGLQALYDRYQDQGFEILDFPCNQFAGQAPGSAEDINQFCSLNYQTTFPRFAKIKVNGKEADPLYRWLKEQKHDLVGEPIEWNFTKFLIGRKGQVVKRYAPKAEPETIASDIEILL